One Isoptericola dokdonensis DS-3 genomic window, CGGCGCCGTGCGCACCGTGGGGACCTCGGGCTCGCTGTACCTCAAGACCATCTCCGGCGACGCCGGCGTGGAGGCCCACGCGGGCGACGTGTCCGCCCAGACCGTCTCCGGGGCCCTGTCGGTCGGCGGCGCGCTCGGGCGCGTCAACGTCGCCAGCGTGTCCGCCGCGATCGCGGTCGCGGCCACGGGGTCGGTCCCGCTCGTGTCCGCCAAGACCGTGTCCGGCGACGTCGCCGTGCGCCTCGACGGCGGCACGCCCGTCAGCCTGAAGGTCCGTGGGGCGACCGGCCAGGCGGTGCTCGACGGCGCCGTCCTGGAGTCCCAGGGGCACACGCTGTCCGTCGACCACGCCGAGCCGCCCACCGACGGACGGCCCGTCGCCTACGTCACGGCGACCGTCACCTCGGCGCGGGTCGTCGTCTCCCGCGGCTGACGGCCCGACCGCCCGCCGGGGGCGCACCCCGAGGGCGGGCGAGGTGTCACTCGCCCTCGGCGGGCACCCCGAGCCACGCGTGCCAGCCGGTGTGCAGCACCAGCCACGCCATGAGGCCGTACCCCGCCTGGCCGGGGTACGTGTCGCCGGTGGTCGCGAGGTCGGCCAGCCACTGCTCGTGCTGCGCCAGCGGGGTGTAGGTGTCCACGTACGGCACCCGGCGCCGGCTCGCGACGTCGGCGAAGGCGGCCGACAGCTCCGCGATGCGTCCGCCGTCCTCGGGGTGTCCGGGCGGCGGCCCGACGACGAACGTCGACAACCGACGGCTGTCGGCCATGTCGAGGATGTTCGCCAGGTTGAGCCGGGACCGCGCGACGGACAGGCCCGGGTCGAGGTCGTGCCGGCCCAGCGCGACGACGAGCCGGTTGTCGTGCGTGGACTCCGGCCCGAACCGGGAGTCGGTCTCCGCCGCCCAGCGGGCACCCAGCGCCGACGTGCCCTCCCCGGGCACGGCCAGCACGAACGTCATCGCGGGCCGGTCGAACCGGGTGCGCGCCAGCACCCTGCCGGTCCAGCCCAGCGCGCGGGCGTCGCCGACGCCCGCGCTGAGCTCGTCACCCACCACGCAGATACGCACCTGTCGGTCGGTCACGACCCGTCACCATCCCCTGCCCGTTGCTTCCTGCGCCGTCATTGTCGCCGGACCCGGCGCAGCACCGCATGATCCCACGCCGTCGCCGCCCGCGTCCTCGGGACGTGGGGAGGGACGAGCGGGGAGTTCGTGACGTTTCGGACAGGACGCGGTGAACGCGACGTCCCGGAACGGCCGGGCGGTGCGGCGCGGGCGGGCTCAGCGCAGGGTCGCGCCCCAGCGCACCTCGTGCGACTCGCCGGGGCCCAGGTGCACCAGGCGGTCCCCGGAGTTGAAGGCGTCCGCGTAGCAGCTCATCGGCTCGGCGGCGAGGCCGAACCGCTCGTGGCCGGCGATGTGGTCGGCCGAGCAGACCTGCCAGCAGTCCATCGAGGAGTCCATCCACACCGCGGCGGTGGAGCCGTCGGGACGCTCCAGCAGGCACCAGGACAGGCCGTCGGCGTCACGGACGGCTCCCACCCAGGCGTCGTCCAGGTCGAGGCCCTTCAGCGGCCGCGGGGCGCGCAGGTCGTGGTCCCCGGTGACGGGCTCGACGCCGGTCGGCAGCAGGCGGTCGTCGACCGTCACGTGCTCGGTGGCGTCGAGGCGGACGACGCAGTCGTCGAGGTCCGCGCCGCCGGTCGACAGCCACGGGTGGAACCCGACGCCGTAGGGAGCGCTCCCACCGGCCACGTTGGTCGTCCGGACGCGCACCTCCAGACCGTCCACGGCGTCCACCCGGTACGTCACGCGCGAGGTGAGCTGGAACGGCCACCCCTTCTGGGCGGGCAGGGCGAGCTCGAGGGTCACCCGGTCGGCGGCGGCCTCCACGAGCTCCCACCGGTACCAGCAGCCCAGGCCGTGCAGGGCGGTGCCACGGTCCGGCTCGTTCAGCGGCAGCTGGAACGTCTCGCCGTCCACCGTGTACCGGCCGTCGCGCAGCCGGTTCGGCCACGGCACCAGCACCGCGGCGTTGTAGACGGGGGACGGCTCGTCGACGCCGAAGGGGACGAAGACGTCCACGTCACCGACGCGGTACTCGCGCACCATGGCGCCCACCTCGGTGATCGTGGCGGTGTGCTCGCCGGCGGCGATCCGGTGCTGCGTACCGGACGGCGCGGCGGTCTCAAGGGTCGTGTTCACCCTCACACGGTAGTCGGAGAGCCAGCCGGACGGGGTACGCGTACCGTGTGGAGTCGACCCCACCTTGGAGGACACAGATGCAACAGCGGGTGCTCGGACGGACCGGACGGATGGTCTCCGTCGTCGGCCTCGGAACCTGGCAGCTCGGCGCCGACTGGGGCGACGTGAGCGAGGAGGACGCCCGTGCGGTGCTGGAGACCTCGCTCGAGCACGGCGTGACGTTCTACGACACCGCCGACGTCTACGGCGACGGTCGTAGCGAGCAGATCATCGGCGGCTTCCTCGCCGACCACGCCGACGCCGGGATCACCGTCGCCACGAAGATGGGTCGCCGCGCCGACCAGGTGCCGCAGAGCTACGTCCTCGACAACTTCCGGCAGTGGACCGACCGGTCCCGCAAGAACCTCGGGGTCGAGCGCCTCGACCTCGTGCAGCTGCACTGCCCGCCGAGCGCCGTGGTCACCGACGACGAGGTCTACGACGCCCTCGACACCCTCGTCGCCGACGGCGTGACCGCCGCGTACGGCGTCTCGGTCGAGACGGTCGACCAGGCGCTCGCCGCGATCGCCCGGCCGGGCGTGGCGTCCGTGCAGGTCATCCTCAACGCGTTCCGCCACAAGCCCCTGGAGCAGGTGCTGCCCGCCGCCTCGGCGGCCGGGGTCGGGATCATCGCGCGCGTCCCGCTCGCGTCCGGCCTGCTGTCGGGCCGCTACACCGCGGAGACGACGTTCGCCGACGACGACCACCGCACCTTCAACCGCTCCGGCGACGCGTTCGACGTCGGCGAGACGTTCTCCGGCGTGCCGTTCGAGACGGGGGTCGAGGCCGCGCAGCGGTTCACGGCGCTGGCCGCGGACCTCCCCGGCGACCTCACCCCGGCCCAGGCGGCGCTCGCGTGGGTGTGGCAGCGCCCCGGCGTCTCCACCGTCATCCCGGGTGCCCGCAACCCCGAGCAGGCGCGGCTCAACGCCGCGGCCGGCGACGCCGACGTCCTCGGTCCGCTCTTCGCGGCGGGCGTCAAGGAGATCTACGACGACGCGATCCGCGAGCACGTGCACGACCGCTGGTGATCCGCCCGGCGGCGCCCCGCTCCCGGGCCGTCGCCGGACGGGCAGCACGACAAGGGCCCGGCAGCCGCGAGGCTGCCGGGCCCTTTCGTCGACTCCGTCGACGTCCCGGCGTCAGCGGGTGAAGACGCGCTCCAGCAGGACCGCCTGCTCCTCCTTGTGCCGCTTCGCGGTACCCGCCGCCGTGGAGGCGGACGCGGGACGCGAGATGACCTCGACGCGCGGCAGGTCGGTCGGCAGCGCCAGGTGCAGGTAGGACCAGGCGCCCTGGTTCTGCGGCTCGTCCTGGACCCACACGACCTCGGCGTCCGGGAACTGGGCGATCTGCTCGCGGACCTGCTCCTCCGGGAACGGGTAGAGCTGCTCCAGGCGCACCAGGGCGGTCTTGTCGTCGCCTCGCTTCACCCGCTCCGCGAGCAGGTCGTAGTAGACGCGGCCCGTGCACAGCACGAGGCGCTCGACCTTCGACGGGGTGATGCTGCCGTCGGCGACCGCGACGTCCCCGAGCACAGGCTCGAACGTGCCGGTCGTGAAGTCCTCGACGCCGGAGGCCGCCGCCTTGAGACGCAGCAGCTGCTTCGGGGTGAAGACGACCAGCGGACGACGCGGGCGGTCGTACGCCTGCTTGCGCAGCAGGTGGAAGTACGACGCGGGCGTGGACGGCTGCGCGACCGTCATGTTGTTCTCGGCGGCGAGCTGGAGGAACCGCTCGATGCGGGCCGAGGAGTGGTCCGGTCCCTGGCCCTCGTAGCCGTGGGGGAGCAGCATGACGACCGAGGAGCTCTGGCCCCACTTCTGCTCCGCCGACGAGATGAACTCGTCGATGACGGTCTGGGCGCCGTTGACGAAGTCGCCGAACTGCGCCTCCCACAGCACCAGCGCGTCAGGACGCTCCACCGAGTAGCCGTACTCGAAGCCGAGCGCGGCGTACTCGCTGAGGGAGGAGTCGTAGACCCAGAACTTCGCCTGGTCGCCCGACAGGTACAGCAGCGGCGTCCACTCGGCGCCGGTGTGACGGTCGTGCAGCACCGCGTGCCGCTGCGTGAACGTGCCACGACGCGAGTCCTGGCCCGCGAGACGCACCGGGGTGCCCTCCGCCAGGAGCGAGCCGAAGGCGACGAGCTCTCCGAAGCCCCAGTCGATCTCGCCCTCCTTGGCCATGATCTGGCGCTTCTCGAGGAGCTTGCCGAGCTTCGGGTGGACGTTGAAGCCCTCCGGCGGGGCGACGTGGACGTCGCCGACGCGCTCCAGCATCGAGTGCGAGATCGCGGTGCGCCAGCCCACCATCGTGCCGGCGTCCTCGCGCTGCGACTCCGGACGCTCCAGGCCTGCGACCTCCTCCGTGCCCGCGGGCGCGGTGTAGCCGCCGCCCTTGGTCTCGGTGAAGACGCGCTCGAGCTGCGCCTGGTAGTCCTGGAGGGCCTGCTCGGCCTCCTCGACGGTGATGTCGCCGCGCGCCACGAGGTTCTTCGTGTAGAGCTTGCGGACGGACTGCTTCGACTCGATGAGGTTGTACATCAGCGGCTGGGTCATCGAGGGGTCGTCGCCCTCGTTGTGGCCGCGGCGGCGGTAGCAGACGAGGTCGATGATGACGTCCCGGTCGAACTGCTCCCGGTAGGCGAACGCCAGCTCGGCGACGCGGACGCACGCCTCCGGGTCGTCGCCGTTCACGTGGAAGACGGGGATCTGGTAGCCCTTGGCGACGTCGGTCGAGTACGTCGTGGAGCGCGACGACGACGGGGCGGTGGTGAAGCCGACCTGGTTGTTGATGACGACGTGGATCGTGCCGCCGGTGCGGTACCCGCGCAGCTGGGCGAGGTTGAGCACCTCGGGCACGACGCCCTGGCCCGCGAACGCGGCGTCGCCGTGCAGGAGGATCGGCAGGACGGAGAAGCCGTCGCCGCCCAGGTCGATGCGGTCCTGCTTGGCGCGCACGATGCCCTCGAGCACCGGGTCGACGGCCTCCAGGTGCGACGGGTTCGCCGCGAGGTAGACCTTGGTCGTCGCACCGGACTCGGCGGTGAAGTTGCCCTCGGTGCCGAGGTGGTACTTCACGTCGCCGGAGCCCTGGACGGACTTCGGGTCGAGCTGGCCCTCGAACTCCGCGAAGATCTGCGAGTAGCTCTTGCCCGCGATGTTCGCGAGCACGTTGAGGCGACCGCGGTGGGCCATGCCGATGCCGACCTCGTCGAGGCCGTTCTCGGCCGCCTTCGACAGGATCGCGTCGAGCAGCGGGATGACGGACTCGCCGCCCTCCAGCGAGAAGCGCTTCTGGCCGACGTACTTGGTCTGCAGGAACGTCTCGAACGCCTCGGCCGAGTTCAGGCGGCGCAGGATGCGCAGCTGGTCCTCGCGCGGCGTCCGGGCGTAGCCGTGCTCCAGCCGGTCCTGCAGCCAGCGGCGCTGGGCGGGGTCGGAGATGTGCATGTACTCGATGCCGATGGAGCGGCAGTACGAGTCGCGCAGCAGCCCGAGGGTGTCGCGCAGCGTGGCCTTGGCCGTGCCGCCGAACCCGCCGGTCGGGAACGTCCGGTCGAGGTCCCACAGCGTGAGGTCGTGGTTCTGGATGTCCAGGTCCGGGTGCTTGCGCTGGCGGTAGGCCAGCGGGTCGGTGTCGGCCATGAGGTGGCCGCGCGACCGGTACGCGTGGATGAGCTCGGCGATCTTGGCGGGCTTGGCCGCCTCGACGTCCGCGTCCTTCGTGTTGTCGCGGACCCAGCGCACGGGCTCGTAGGGCACCCGCAGCGCCGCGAACACGCGGTCGTAGAAGCCGTCCAGACCGAGCAGCTTGTTGCTGAGAATCTTGAGGAACTCGCCGGACTGCGCACCCTGGATGATGCGGTGGTCGTAGGTCGAGGTGACCGTCATGGTCTTCGACACGCCCATGCGGGCGAGGCGCTCCTCGGACGCGCCGGCGAACTCCGCCGGGTAGTCCATGGCGCCGACGCCGATGATGGTGCCCTGGCCCTGCATGAGGCGCGGCACGGAGTGCACGGTGCCGATGCCGCCGGGGTTCGTCAGGGAGATGGTGGTGCCGGCGAAGTCGTCGACGCCCAGCTTGCCGCCGCGGGCCTTGCGCACGAGCTCCTCGTACGCGGCCCAGAACCCGGCGAAGTCGAGCTCGTCGGCCTTCTTGATGCTCGGCACGAGCAGCTGGCGCGAGCCGTCCGGCTTGGCCAGGTCGATCGCGAGGCCGAAGCCGACGTGCGCGGGCTGGACGACGCCCGGCTTGCCGTCGATCTCCTCGTAGCGCGCGTTCATCACGGGCATGTCGGCCAGCGCCTCGACGAGCGCGAAGCCGATGAGGTGGGTGAACGAGATCTTGCCGCCGCGGCCGCGGGCCAGGTGGTTGTTGATGACGATGCGGTTGTCCACCATGAGCTTGGCGGGCACGGCGCGCACCGACGTCGCCGTGGGGACGGCGAGCGAGGACTCCATGTTGGTCACGACGCGCGCCGCGGGGCCGCGGAGCTTCTGCTTGTCGTCGGTCGCGTCCTCGTCGTCGGTGCGCGGCTTGTGGCGCGCGACCTCGGCGTAGGGCGCGGTCGAGGGCATGGCCTCGGCGACGGGCCGGACCGCGGACACCTCGGGGTCGGCGGGCACCGGTGCGGCGGCGGCGGGCTGCGAGACCTCGGCGGCCGCGGTGCCCTCCGACGCGGACGACGCCGCGCTCGGCGACGCGGCGGGCTGCGCCGGGGCCGGGGACGACGCGGGGGCCGCCGACGCTGCGGGGGTGGCAGGGGCCGCGGGGGCGGCCGGGCTGCTCGACGCGGACGTCCCGTCGGACGACTCGCCCGGCGTGTAGTCGGCGAAGAAGTCCCACCACGCGGGGTCGACCGCGTTCTTGTCCTGGAGGTACTGCTCGTAGAGCTCGTCCACGAGCCACTCGTTCGCCCCGAACGACGCGCTTTCGGCGTTGATCGACTCTGACCCAGCCTGAGGGGATGCCACGCCCGGTTCGCCCACTTTCCCACATTGCTTCGTTGACGGTCGCGCCCAGGAAGGTTCCCGAGCACCTTCCAAGGGTAGGCCCTTCGCCACCGCGACCTCGCGGCCGCGGGGCCGCCGGAGGTGGCCCGCGGCGGCCAGTCCCACCGGGACGTGAGGGTCGGGTAATAGGCGGGGAAAGGGCGAGGCGTCATCGCGTCGAACGCCGTCATGCGAACGCCTGGTCGAGAGCCCGGTCAGGCCGTGGGTGTGACAGAGATCACTGATCTGCCGGGGTCTCGGTCGACACCCCGGGGGCCGGCCGGGCCACCGCGGGCAGGGTCACGCGCATGGTCGCGCCCGACGGGGTGTCGGCCACCTCCACGTGCCCGCCGTGCAGGTCGACCGCCCAGCGCACGATCGCGAGGCCGATCCCCGTGCCGCCGCTCGACCCCACGTGCGGGCGGGCCCCGGTCGTCCCCCGCGCGAACCGCTCGAACACTCGGTCGCGGTCCTCCGGCGCGATGCCGGGACCCTCGTCGCCCACCTCGATCACCACGGAGTCGTCCACCGGGTAGGCGTCGAGCCGGACCGTGCCCCCGAACGGCGAGTGCCGGATCGCGTTCTGCAGCAGGTTCGTCACGACCTGCCGCAGCCGCTCGACGTCGGCCTCCAGGGAGAGGTCCTCCGGGGTGACGTCCACGACGTAGGTCAGGCCCTTGGCGGCGTCCACCATCGACACCGCCTCCGCGCACTCCTCCAGGAAGTCGCCGACGGAGAACTCGCCGAGCACCAGCGCCGACGCGCCCGCCTCCACGCGCGAGAGGTCCAGCAGGTAGGTGACCAGCCGGGTGAGGCGCTCCGTCTGCTCCAGCGACAGCTCCAGCGCGGCCGGCGTCGGTTCCGTCACGCCGTCCACCAGGTTCTCCAGCTGCGCCTGGAGCGCCGCCACCGGCGTGCGCAGCTCGTGCGAGACGTTCGCGATGAGGTCGCGCCGCACCCGGTCGGACGCCTCGAGGTCGCGCGCCATCGTGTTGAACGCCAGCGCGAGCTGGCCCACCTCGTCGCGGCTCGTCGAGCGCACCCGGACCGAGTAGTCGCCGTCCGCCATCACCTGTGCCGCCCCGGTCATCTCCCGCAGCGGCGACGTCATGCCCCGTGCCAGGAGCTGGGTGAGCACCAGCGAGACGATGATCGCCAGCGGGAACGTGCGGCTCGGGCCGAGCTCGTTGCGCAGCCCGATCCACGTGATGAGCACCGCGACCGTCACGCTCGCCACGACCAGCAGGCCCAGCTTCGCCTTGAGCGAGTGGACCGGGTCGAGCGGGCGGACGTCGGGCAGCCGGTGGTCGCGCCGTCGGGCGCCGTCGTCGTGCACCTCGGGCACGTCAGCCCGCCGGCGGCTCGAACGCGTAGCCGACGCCGTGCACGGTGCGGATCAGCTCCGGTCCCAGCTTGCGGCGCAGCGCCTTGATGTGGGAGTCCACCGTGCGGGTGCCGGACGCGTCGGCCCAGTCCCAGACCTCGGCGAGCAGCCGCTCGCGCGTCTGGACGGTCTTGGGCGAGCTGGCCAGCATGACCAGCAGCTCGAACTCCGTCGGCGTGAGGTGCACCTCCTCGGTGCCCCGGTGGACCCGGCGCTGGGCGCGGTCGATCGTCACGTCGCCCGCCACCAGCGGCGGGTCGCTCGGCGCGGACGCGGCGGCCTGCGCCGCGCGCTCGACGCGGCGCAGCAGCGCCTTGACGCGGGCCACGAGCTCGCGCATGGAGAACGGCTTGGTCATGTAGTCGTCGGCACCGACGCCGAGCCCGATGATCATGTCCGTCTCGTCGTCGCGCGCCGTCAGCATGAGGATCGGCGTGGGGTGGTCGGCCTGGATGCGGCGGCAGACCTCCAGGCCGTCGATGCCCGGCAGCATGACGTCCAGCACCACGGCGTCGGGGTGCAGGCGCGCCGCGGCGTCGACGCCCGAGAGGCCGTCGCGGGCGACCTCGACCCGCCAGCCCTCCGCGGAGAGTCGCTGCGCGATGGCCGTCGCGATGGCCGGCTCGTCCTCGACGACGAGCACCGTGGCGTGCTGCTGGCCCTGGGCCGTGCCGCTCGAAGTGGTGGTCATGCGTCCATCTTGCATGCTGAACCTGAGGTTTCGCTGGGCATCGGCTGGCGTGGCGACCGTCACCGGGCCACGGGGCGGCCCCGGACGGGACACCGGGCGGGACGACCGGCTACCATCTCTCCACGATGGACGACAGTCGATATACCGCGCGGCGGTGCGCACCGTGCTGACCGAAGTGCTCCTCATCGGTGTCGGCGTGCTGCTCACCGCCGGTACCGCGATCTTCGTGGCGAGCGAGTTCTCCCTGGTGACGTTGGACCCCGCGGTCGTGGGGGCCGACGACGAGGAGGGCGACAGTCCGTCGCCCGGCCGGACGCCTCCCGATCGACGGGACCGCATCGTCCGCTCCGGGCTGAAGAGCCTGTCGACCGAGCTCAGCTCGGCCCAGGTCGGCATCACCGTCACCACGATCCTGCTGGGCTACACCGCCCAGCCGGCCCTGCTGTCGCTGTTCGGCGCGGGCCTTGCCTCCACCGCCCTCGGCGAGGGCGTCGCGGCCGTCCTCGCGGGCGTGCTCGCCCTGCTGGTGGTCAACGGCTTCTCCATGCTGTTCGGCGAGCTGGTCCCCAAGAACTTCGCGCTGTCGGCCCCGCACGCCACGGCTCGCGCCGTCGTCCCGCTGCAGCGGGTGTTCACGATCGTGTGCGGTCCGCTCATCCGCGTGCTCAACAGCTCCGCGAACGCGATCCTGCGCCGGGTCGGCGTCGAGCCCCGCGAGGAGCTGTCCGGCGCGCGCTCGGCGTCCGAGCTGATCTCGCTCGTGCGGCGCTCCGCCCGGGAGGGCACCCTGGAGGCCGGCACCGCGACCCTGCTCGCCAACTCCCTCGAGCTGGACGAGCTCACCGCGCGTGACGTCATGACCGACCGCACCCGCATGTCCGTCGTCGACCGGGACACCAGCGCGACCGAGGTGGTGGCGCTGGCCCACCGCACCGGGCACTCGCGGTTCCCCGTCATCGGCGACGACCGGGACGACGTCGTCGGCCTGGTGCACCTGCGCCGCGCCGTCGGCGTGCCGTTCGAGCGTCGCCACGACGTGCCCGCCGCCGCCCTCATGACGGACGCCCCGCGCGTCCCCGAGACCGTGACGCTCGGCCCGCTGCTCGTCGAGCTGCGCGGGCTGGGCCTGCAGATGGCGGTCGTCGTCGACGAGTACGGCGGGACCTCCGGCGTGGTCACGCTGGAGGACGTCGTGGAGGAGCTGGTGGGCGACGTCGCCGACGAGCACGACCGCCGGCGCGGCGGCGTGGCGCGGCAGGCGGACGGCTCCTGGGGCGTGCCCGGCGTGCTGCGCCCCGACGAGCTCCGGGAGACCACCGGGCTGCGCGTGCCCGAGGGCACCACCTACGAGACCCTGGCCGGCCTCGTCATGGACCGGCTCGGCCGGCTCCCCGAGGCCGGCGACGAGGTCGTGGTCGACGGCGTCGCGCTGCGCGTCGAGGTCGTCGAGACCCGTCGCGTCGAGCGTCTGCGCGTGCGGGAGGTGACGGCGTGAGCACCGGGACCGCCCTGCTGCTCGGCGTGCTGCTGCTCGCCGCCAACGCGTTCTTCGTCGGCGCGGAGTTCGCCGTGCTGTCCGTGCGTCGCAGCACCATCGAGCCGCGCGCGGAGGCGGGGGAGAAGCGCGCCAAGGTCGTCCTGTGGGCGATGGAGCACGTGTCCCTCATGCTGGCCTGCGCCCAGCTCGGCATCACCGTCTGCTCGACCGGCCTGGGCATCATCGCCGAGCCGGCTCTCGCGCACCTGCTCGAGGGTCCGTTCGAGGCCCTGGGCGTCCCCGAGCAGCTCGTGCACCCGGTCGCCGTGGTGATCGCCCTCGCGATCGTCGTCTACCTGCACGTCGTGCTCGGCGAGATGGTCCCGAAGAACCTCGCCGTGTCGGGCCCCGAGAGCGCCGCGCTGTGGTTCGCCCCGCCGCTCGTGCTC contains:
- a CDS encoding response regulator transcription factor; protein product: MTTTSSGTAQGQQHATVLVVEDEPAIATAIAQRLSAEGWRVEVARDGLSGVDAAARLHPDAVVLDVMLPGIDGLEVCRRIQADHPTPILMLTARDDETDMIIGLGVGADDYMTKPFSMRELVARVKALLRRVERAAQAAASAPSDPPLVAGDVTIDRAQRRVHRGTEEVHLTPTEFELLVMLASSPKTVQTRERLLAEVWDWADASGTRTVDSHIKALRRKLGPELIRTVHGVGYAFEPPAG
- a CDS encoding hemolysin family protein — its product is MLTEVLLIGVGVLLTAGTAIFVASEFSLVTLDPAVVGADDEEGDSPSPGRTPPDRRDRIVRSGLKSLSTELSSAQVGITVTTILLGYTAQPALLSLFGAGLASTALGEGVAAVLAGVLALLVVNGFSMLFGELVPKNFALSAPHATARAVVPLQRVFTIVCGPLIRVLNSSANAILRRVGVEPREELSGARSASELISLVRRSAREGTLEAGTATLLANSLELDELTARDVMTDRTRMSVVDRDTSATEVVALAHRTGHSRFPVIGDDRDDVVGLVHLRRAVGVPFERRHDVPAAALMTDAPRVPETVTLGPLLVELRGLGLQMAVVVDEYGGTSGVVTLEDVVEELVGDVADEHDRRRGGVARQADGSWGVPGVLRPDELRETTGLRVPEGTTYETLAGLVMDRLGRLPEAGDEVVVDGVALRVEVVETRRVERLRVREVTA
- a CDS encoding GDSL-type esterase/lipase family protein, which produces MTDRQVRICVVGDELSAGVGDARALGWTGRVLARTRFDRPAMTFVLAVPGEGTSALGARWAAETDSRFGPESTHDNRLVVALGRHDLDPGLSVARSRLNLANILDMADSRRLSTFVVGPPPGHPEDGGRIAELSAAFADVASRRRVPYVDTYTPLAQHEQWLADLATTGDTYPGQAGYGLMAWLVLHTGWHAWLGVPAEGE
- a CDS encoding aldose 1-epimerase family protein produces the protein MNTTLETAAPSGTQHRIAAGEHTATITEVGAMVREYRVGDVDVFVPFGVDEPSPVYNAAVLVPWPNRLRDGRYTVDGETFQLPLNEPDRGTALHGLGCWYRWELVEAAADRVTLELALPAQKGWPFQLTSRVTYRVDAVDGLEVRVRTTNVAGGSAPYGVGFHPWLSTGGADLDDCVVRLDATEHVTVDDRLLPTGVEPVTGDHDLRAPRPLKGLDLDDAWVGAVRDADGLSWCLLERPDGSTAAVWMDSSMDCWQVCSADHIAGHERFGLAAEPMSCYADAFNSGDRLVHLGPGESHEVRWGATLR
- a CDS encoding sensor histidine kinase is translated as MPEVHDDGARRRDHRLPDVRPLDPVHSLKAKLGLLVVASVTVAVLITWIGLRNELGPSRTFPLAIIVSLVLTQLLARGMTSPLREMTGAAQVMADGDYSVRVRSTSRDEVGQLALAFNTMARDLEASDRVRRDLIANVSHELRTPVAALQAQLENLVDGVTEPTPAALELSLEQTERLTRLVTYLLDLSRVEAGASALVLGEFSVGDFLEECAEAVSMVDAAKGLTYVVDVTPEDLSLEADVERLRQVVTNLLQNAIRHSPFGGTVRLDAYPVDDSVVIEVGDEGPGIAPEDRDRVFERFARGTTGARPHVGSSGGTGIGLAIVRWAVDLHGGHVEVADTPSGATMRVTLPAVARPAPGVSTETPADQ
- a CDS encoding aldo/keto reductase is translated as MQQRVLGRTGRMVSVVGLGTWQLGADWGDVSEEDARAVLETSLEHGVTFYDTADVYGDGRSEQIIGGFLADHADAGITVATKMGRRADQVPQSYVLDNFRQWTDRSRKNLGVERLDLVQLHCPPSAVVTDDEVYDALDTLVADGVTAAYGVSVETVDQALAAIARPGVASVQVILNAFRHKPLEQVLPAASAAGVGIIARVPLASGLLSGRYTAETTFADDDHRTFNRSGDAFDVGETFSGVPFETGVEAAQRFTALAADLPGDLTPAQAALAWVWQRPGVSTVIPGARNPEQARLNAAAGDADVLGPLFAAGVKEIYDDAIREHVHDRW
- a CDS encoding multifunctional oxoglutarate decarboxylase/oxoglutarate dehydrogenase thiamine pyrophosphate-binding subunit/dihydrolipoyllysine-residue succinyltransferase subunit; amino-acid sequence: MASPQAGSESINAESASFGANEWLVDELYEQYLQDKNAVDPAWWDFFADYTPGESSDGTSASSSPAAPAAPATPAASAAPASSPAPAQPAASPSAASSASEGTAAAEVSQPAAAAPVPADPEVSAVRPVAEAMPSTAPYAEVARHKPRTDDEDATDDKQKLRGPAARVVTNMESSLAVPTATSVRAVPAKLMVDNRIVINNHLARGRGGKISFTHLIGFALVEALADMPVMNARYEEIDGKPGVVQPAHVGFGLAIDLAKPDGSRQLLVPSIKKADELDFAGFWAAYEELVRKARGGKLGVDDFAGTTISLTNPGGIGTVHSVPRLMQGQGTIIGVGAMDYPAEFAGASEERLARMGVSKTMTVTSTYDHRIIQGAQSGEFLKILSNKLLGLDGFYDRVFAALRVPYEPVRWVRDNTKDADVEAAKPAKIAELIHAYRSRGHLMADTDPLAYRQRKHPDLDIQNHDLTLWDLDRTFPTGGFGGTAKATLRDTLGLLRDSYCRSIGIEYMHISDPAQRRWLQDRLEHGYARTPREDQLRILRRLNSAEAFETFLQTKYVGQKRFSLEGGESVIPLLDAILSKAAENGLDEVGIGMAHRGRLNVLANIAGKSYSQIFAEFEGQLDPKSVQGSGDVKYHLGTEGNFTAESGATTKVYLAANPSHLEAVDPVLEGIVRAKQDRIDLGGDGFSVLPILLHGDAAFAGQGVVPEVLNLAQLRGYRTGGTIHVVINNQVGFTTAPSSSRSTTYSTDVAKGYQIPVFHVNGDDPEACVRVAELAFAYREQFDRDVIIDLVCYRRRGHNEGDDPSMTQPLMYNLIESKQSVRKLYTKNLVARGDITVEEAEQALQDYQAQLERVFTETKGGGYTAPAGTEEVAGLERPESQREDAGTMVGWRTAISHSMLERVGDVHVAPPEGFNVHPKLGKLLEKRQIMAKEGEIDWGFGELVAFGSLLAEGTPVRLAGQDSRRGTFTQRHAVLHDRHTGAEWTPLLYLSGDQAKFWVYDSSLSEYAALGFEYGYSVERPDALVLWEAQFGDFVNGAQTVIDEFISSAEQKWGQSSSVVMLLPHGYEGQGPDHSSARIERFLQLAAENNMTVAQPSTPASYFHLLRKQAYDRPRRPLVVFTPKQLLRLKAAASGVEDFTTGTFEPVLGDVAVADGSITPSKVERLVLCTGRVYYDLLAERVKRGDDKTALVRLEQLYPFPEEQVREQIAQFPDAEVVWVQDEPQNQGAWSYLHLALPTDLPRVEVISRPASASTAAGTAKRHKEEQAVLLERVFTR